From a single Pempheris klunzingeri isolate RE-2024b chromosome 2, fPemKlu1.hap1, whole genome shotgun sequence genomic region:
- the LOC139216958 gene encoding N-acetyllactosaminide alpha-1,3-galactosyltransferase-like isoform X2, with amino-acid sequence MDRCCLWTTVRMPALILGPDMTCKHAHLGKLPSSGTGCLTLIFTTRHTKGKDPLWLSLCSLYLDAYLKTFLTSSEHHFMLGLPVTYYVFTDLPEKVPDVRLAPQRRIKVVKVERHSRWQDISMMRMKVISDVIESDIRHSCTHVFCFDVDQVFTGRFGSEALGDSVALLHAHYYHLPKWWFTYDRNPKSKAYLETGDFYYHAAIFGGSWKSVKALTEACYQSIMEDKKNNVEALWHDESHLNKYLWLHKPSRVLSPEYCWDTSIGYRSDIRVARLLWAPKHYNTLRTP; translated from the exons ATGGACAGATGCTGTCTCTGGACAACAGTGCGGATGCCAGCCTTGATCTTGG GTCCAGACATGACGTGCAAACATGCACATCTTGGAAAGCTCCCATCATCTGGGACGGGATGTTTGACCCTGATCTTTACGACCAGACACACAAAAGGGAAGGATCCTCTGTGGCTCTCACTGTGTTCGCT GTACCTGGATGCCTACCTCAAGACCTTCCTGACCTCATCAGAGCATCACTTTATGTTGGGTTTGCCCGTCACATATTATGTATTTACCGACTTGCCGGAGAAAGTGCCAGACGTCAGGCTTGCTCCTCAGCGACGCATAAAGGTTGTCAAAGTGGAGAGGCACTCCAGGTGGCAGGACATCTCTATGATGCGAATGAAGGTGATATCAGATGTCATAGAGTCAGATATTCGCCACAGCTGCACGCACGTCTTCTGCTTTGATGTGGACCAGGTGTTTACTGGGAGATTCGGTTCGGAGGCTTTAGGAGATTCTGTTGCTCTGCTCCACGCCCACTACTACCACCTTCCAAAGTGGTGGTTTACCTATGACCGCAACCCTAAGTCCAAGGCGTACCTGGAAACTGGGGACTTCTACTACCACGCTGCCATCTTTGGAGGCTCGTGGAAGAGTGTGAAGGCGCTGACTGAGGCCTGCTATCAGAGCATCATGGAGGATAAAAAGAATAACGTGGAGGCTCTGTGGCACGATGAGAGCCATCTCAATAAGTACCTGTGGCTTCACAAACCAAGCAGGGTGCTCTCTCCGGAGTACTGCTGGGACACCAGTATCGGCTACAGGAGTGACATAAGAGTCGCCCGACTATTGTGGGCACCAAAACATTATAATACTCTACGCACACCTTAG
- the LOC139216958 gene encoding alpha-1,3-galactosyltransferase 2-like isoform X1 — translation MGYLQRTKSLLKCMVCVPLAVCVFYITAPSVRLLIGFVPMDKCSLEDGQMLSLDNSADASLDLGSRHDVQTCTSWKAPIIWDGMFDPDLYDQTHKREGSSVALTVFAVGRYLDAYLKTFLTSSEHHFMLGLPVTYYVFTDLPEKVPDVRLAPQRRIKVVKVERHSRWQDISMMRMKVISDVIESDIRHSCTHVFCFDVDQVFTGRFGSEALGDSVALLHAHYYHLPKWWFTYDRNPKSKAYLETGDFYYHAAIFGGSWKSVKALTEACYQSIMEDKKNNVEALWHDESHLNKYLWLHKPSRVLSPEYCWDTSIGYRSDIRVARLLWAPKHYNTLRTP, via the exons ATGGG ATACCTTCAGAGGACAAAGAGTCTTTTGAAATGCATGGTTTGCGTTCCCCTTGCAGTCTGTGTTTTCTATATCACGGCTCCATCTGTGAG ACTTTTAATAGGCTTTGTACCTATGGACAAATGCTCTTTGGAAGATGGACAGATGCTGTCTCTGGACAACAGTGCGGATGCCAGCCTTGATCTTGG GTCCAGACATGACGTGCAAACATGCACATCTTGGAAAGCTCCCATCATCTGGGACGGGATGTTTGACCCTGATCTTTACGACCAGACACACAAAAGGGAAGGATCCTCTGTGGCTCTCACTGTGTTCGCTGTGGGCAG GTACCTGGATGCCTACCTCAAGACCTTCCTGACCTCATCAGAGCATCACTTTATGTTGGGTTTGCCCGTCACATATTATGTATTTACCGACTTGCCGGAGAAAGTGCCAGACGTCAGGCTTGCTCCTCAGCGACGCATAAAGGTTGTCAAAGTGGAGAGGCACTCCAGGTGGCAGGACATCTCTATGATGCGAATGAAGGTGATATCAGATGTCATAGAGTCAGATATTCGCCACAGCTGCACGCACGTCTTCTGCTTTGATGTGGACCAGGTGTTTACTGGGAGATTCGGTTCGGAGGCTTTAGGAGATTCTGTTGCTCTGCTCCACGCCCACTACTACCACCTTCCAAAGTGGTGGTTTACCTATGACCGCAACCCTAAGTCCAAGGCGTACCTGGAAACTGGGGACTTCTACTACCACGCTGCCATCTTTGGAGGCTCGTGGAAGAGTGTGAAGGCGCTGACTGAGGCCTGCTATCAGAGCATCATGGAGGATAAAAAGAATAACGTGGAGGCTCTGTGGCACGATGAGAGCCATCTCAATAAGTACCTGTGGCTTCACAAACCAAGCAGGGTGCTCTCTCCGGAGTACTGCTGGGACACCAGTATCGGCTACAGGAGTGACATAAGAGTCGCCCGACTATTGTGGGCACCAAAACATTATAATACTCTACGCACACCTTAG